CTTTCAAATACACGTGTAAGCTTGGGAAGAAAAGGAGACTTATATATATATATTTTTTTTTTCTTTTTTCTTTCTTTTTTTCTTTCTTTCTTCCTTCGTGTTTTCCGTCTTCGAAGAGTCTTGTCTTCGTGTTCTCCGCAGGACGACGGTCTGTTCCTCACCAACGATCCCATCGCATCAATTTCATCGCCTTCTTCTGTAACTATTTTCCGCATCAAAGGCATCGCCTTCTTCTGTAGCGTCTTCTCCAGAATCCCCTCTCTTCGTTCTTCTCTGATTGAGCTTCTACACGATGACCTCGAAGCTTATCAGTCGCGCTTGTCTCGAATCTCCAGGACGAGTGTCTGTCTACTTCTGACTCCGTCGATATTACGGCCAAGGAGGAGGTAGAGGAGATCGATGTTACAAACGGCGATGGGATTGATTCAATTGGACTCGTCTCTCTCGTTGAGGCTTTGGTTAACGCAGGGCTCTACAACGTCTACGTCTATGCTCCTCAGACCTTCGGAGAATATGAGCAACGTCACCGCAGACCTCCCCTCCACCGCCATCGCACTCCCCGGTTCTACAGCGAACGAGAGTTTGCCTCCGACTGATCGTCCCGTCCGCGTCTATGCCGATGGGATCTACGATCTTTTCCACTTCGGTCACGTCCGATCTCTGTCGGACAGGCCAAGAAATCGTTAGTAACCTCTTTATCTCCAATAGATAGCTTCTGACTAATTCTGCATATCCGTGATTCGATTTCGTTTTTGTTTTTGTTTGGGCGATTGATCTGTGATCTCGATGAGAATTTGATCTGTTTTGATTACTATTACTGCCAAATTTTGTGATGCGCAAAGCATTGTGGTGTGTGATTTTGATAGATCAGAGCTTCGTTTGTTGAGATTTTGCAATAGCTCTGATGTGCTTCTGTGTTTGATTTTGTAATTTTGAGAAATAGTTTTTGTGTTCTTTATGGTTTTGCCGTTGCTTTAGGTTTCCAAACACTTACCTTCTTGTGGGATGTTGCAACGGTGAAACGACACATAAGTACAAAGGGAAGGACTGTGATGATTGCTGAAGAACTATATGAATCACTTCGGCATTGCAAGTAATGGCCTTTTCCCATCTTGTGTTGTTATAGTATAAGCAATGGATGACCATAAATACAGCGTTTGTGTTGATCATGTCAAAGTCATGTTGATGATGATCGATGGTTGATGATCAAAGTCATGCCATTAGTTTTTCTTCCTTCACAAGTTCAATTTCTAAAGTTTTTTTTTTTAAGAATTCATACTTAAGAAATTTGCAATGAGGGATAAAAAATTAAGTGTTTCTTAAGTAAAGTTCTTAACACATATTTATTACTAAACAATTGATTAAGAGACCCTAATGATTTCTAGTGATAATGGTGCTCTTAGAACCGATTTGAAACATTAAAGCAAACAGTTGTCACCTTATTAATGTTTCTAGAGTTGTAACAATTAAAATATTAATTAATTTATTTTCTTTTAAAACCCTTCACCATATTTATTGATAATGCTGTTCTTAGGAAGTTTATTTACATGCAGACTAAAAATAGGATTTACAATAGGTAATTTAAAACTGCATTAACTGAATCGATCTGATCTCTATACCAATTAAATCTAATACGATCAATCTGAAAGTTGAACCAAATTATAATCTGATTTAGGTATCTCAAAATCAGATCAACTATAAAGTGAACTACTTAACAAAAAAAAACACACACACACACACACACACAAAATTCAAACAAGAACTTAGAAGCTATTCATTACAGTTTTTTTTTTTTTTGAACACATTTCATTACAGTTTAGACTATGTCATAACTGATACAAACTTGGACCTGGACCAAAACATAAAAAACTGCTATCTCAATCGTAACTAGATTAATACTGTAATCTCTAGTAGAAAACTAACATCGTACTATATTTACCATCTATACAAAGTATTGGTGTAAGCTCTCTCTCCATGTGAGGCGGTATTCTGACAGACATTCCGACGGAAAATGAAATCCTCGGAATTTCCCGAGGAATTTCCGAGAAAATTCCGAGGAAACACAAATTTGGGTTTCCTCGGAATTTCCTCGGAATATACCGACGGAATTCCGATGAACCATCATCCGTCGGAATATTCCGAGGAAATTCCGACGAACTAGTGATCGATCGATGCGTTTTTGGACATATANNNNNNNNNNNNNNNNNNNNNNNNNNNNNNNNNNNNNNNNNNNNNNNNNNNNNNNNNNNNNNNNNNNNNNNNNNNNNNNNNNNNNNNNNNNNNNNNNNNNNNNNNNNNNNNNNNNNNNNNNNNNNNNNNNNNNNNNNNNNNNNNNNNNNNNNNNNNNNNNNNNNNNNNNNNNNNNNNNNNNATCCTCGATCGATCGATGGGATAATCCCATCGATCGATCACATTGTTGCGCTTTGGTCCATCTTAGTGATCGATCGATGCGTTTTTGGACATATATCCATCGATCGATCCGTTTATNNNNNNNNNNNNNNNNNNNNNNNNNNNNNNNNNNNNNNNNNNNNNNNNNNNNNNNNNNNNNNNNNNNNNNNNNNNNNNNNNNNNNNNNNNNNNNNNNNNNNNNNNNNNNNNNNNNNNNNNNNNNNNNNNNNNNNNNNNNNNNNNNNNNNNNNNNNNNNNNNNNNNNNNNNNNNNNNNNNNNNNNNNNNNNNNNNNNNNNNNNNNNNNNNNNNNNNNNNNNNNNNNNNNNNNNNNNNNNNNNNNNNNNNNNNNNNNNNNNNNNNNNNNNNNNNNNNNNNNNNNNNNNNNNNNNNNNNNNNNNNNNNNNNNNNNNNNNNNNNNNNNNNNNNNNNNNNNNNNNNNNNNNNNNNNNNNNNNNNNNNNNNNNNNNNNNNNNNNNNNNNNNNNNNNNNNNNNNNNNNNNNNNNNNNNNNNNNNNNNNNNNNNNNNNNNNNNNNNNNNNNNNNNNNNNNNNNNNNNNNNNNNNNNNNNNNNNNNNNNNNNNNNNNNNNNNNNNNNNNNNNNNNNNNNNNNNNNNNNNNNNNNNNNNNNNNNNNNNNNNNNNNNNNNNNNNNNNNNNNNNNNNNNNNNNNNNNNNNNNNNNNNNNNNNNNNNNNNNNNNNNNNNNNNNNNNNNNNNNNNNNNNNNNNNNNNNNNNNNNNNNNNNNNNNNNNNNNNNNNNNNNNNNNNNNNNNNNNNNNNNNNNNNNNNNNNNNNNNNNNNNNNNNNNNNNNNNNNNNNNNNNNNNNNNNNNNNNNNNNNNNNNNNNNNNNNNNNNNNNNNNNNNNNNNNNNNNNNNNNNNNNNNNNNNNNNNNNNNNNNNNNNNNNNNNNNNNNNNNNNNNNNNNNNNNNNNNNNNNNNNNNNNNNNNNNNNNNNNNNNNNNNNNNNNNNNNNNNNNNNNNNNNNNNNNNNNNNNNNNNNNNNNNNNNNNNNNNNNNNNNNNNNNNNNNNNNNNNNNNNNNNNNNNNNNNNNNNNNNNNNNNNNNNNNNNNNNNNNNNNNNNNNNNNNNNNNNNNNNNNNNNNNNNNNNNNNNNNNNNNNNNNNNNNNNNNNNNNNNNNNNNNNNNNNNNNNNNNNNNNNNNNNNNNNNNNNNNNNNNNNNNNNNNNNNNNNNNNNNNNNNNNNNNNNNNNNNNNNNNNNNNNNNNNNNNNNNNNNNNNNNNNNNNNNNNNNNNNNNNNNNNNNNNNNNNNNNNNNNNNNNNNNNNNNNNNNNNNNNNNNNNNNNNNNNNNNNNNNNNNNNNNNNNNNNNNNNNNNNNNNNNNNNNNNNNNNNNNNNNNNNNNNNNNNNNNNNNNNNNNNNNNNNNNNNNNNNNNNNNNNNNNNNNNNNNNNNNNNNNNNNNNNNNNNNNNNNNNNNNNNNNNNNNNNNNNNNNNNNNNNNNNNNNNNNNNNNNNNNNNNNNNNNNNNNNNNNNNNNNNNNNNNNNNNNNNNNNNNNNNNNNNNNNNNNNNNNNNNNNNNNNNNNNNNNNNNNNNNNNNNNNNNNNNNNNNNNNNNNNNNNNNNNNNNNNNNNNNNNNNNNNNNNNNNNNNNNNNNNNNNNNNNNNNNNNNNNNNNNNNNNNNNNNNNNNNNNNNNNNNNNNNNNNNNNNNNNNNNNNNNNNNNNNNNNNNNNNNNNNNNNNNNNNNNNNNNNNNNNNNNNNNNNNNNNNNNNTTTTTTTATTTATAAAAACTATTTTATTATTTTTTGTATTTTAAATATGTTTTCTATTTCAATTTTAATTTTATATTTTCGAATTTCAATTTAAAAAAAAATAAATTTATATTTTTTTTTTTAATTTTGGAAATATTCCGAGGAAGTTTATCCCTCGGAATATTCCGACGACATCTTCCTCGGAATATTCCGAGGAATTTCCGACGAACTTGTGGTCCTCGGAAATTCCGAGGAAATAGGGTTTCCTCGGAATTCCGTCGGAAATTTCCGAGAGATTTCCGAGGAAAGATGAATTTCCGACGAGTTATTTCCGAGGACTTTTTTCGTCGGTATGTCGTCGGAATAGCGTTTTTCCGACGACATACCGACGATTTTTTCCCTCAGTATGCCGCTGTTTTATTGTAGTGGATTTATGCGGTGACCCATCAGAATCATTGCTGAAATATCCTATAATTAAGCTAAGTCTGTTAATTTCCAATTAAAAAAATGGAAGAAGGGATAACAGACATATCCCAAAATGGTATAGGATTTGATTTTATAGTCCTATACTCTTATTAGAAATGTATAGCTAACTGATTTTTAAAAAGTATACTGTGATTTACTAGTTAGAACAAAAATCTTTACAAAAGGAAAACACATGGGATGTTAGGAGAAAGAGATTCAGATTCCAATAATCCAACGGTCAGAGAAAATTCACAAGAATATTTTCACAACCGTAGGATCTGTTCCCTTAACCACCTTGTTGTGCAGGTCTCTATTAAATTTGTAGAAAATTAGAAAACAGCACCAAACTTATGTCTCTCATGTGACCGACCACCGCAACATCAGTTGACCTGTCTTTGCCCCCACTTTGTCTCCCCACACAAACTGAAACTTAGATATCAAACTGACTCAACGTGTCGATCTCTGAGTGGTTTCCGTAGGTTTTATCGTGTGGACCAACGAAGCAACGCATAAAAGCACGACGCGGTATAGTACCATCCATTACTACAATAAGAGAAGTGTGCGAGAGAAGAAAGTTCTCATATTTCATAACTCTATCGAATAACAAAAAAAAAAAAGTTCAAAAATGGAGAAAGATGGACTCGGGCTTGAGATAACTGAGCTGAGACTAGGTCTTCCGGGGACGGAGAAGATGATGAAGAAGAGAGGTTTCACGGAGATGATCATGACGTCTTCAGGAAGTAATAGTGATCAATGTGAAAGCGGTGTCGTTTCATCAGGTGGTGACGTAGGGAAAGTTAGTGAGTCTCCGGTTGCGAAAAGTCAGGTGGTGGGATGGCCGCCGGTTTGCTCTTACCGGAGGAAAAACAGTTGTAAGGAAGTTTCAACAACAAAAGTGGGGTTAGGGTATGTGAAAGTGAGCATGGATGGTGTGCCTTACTTGAGGAAGATGGATCTTGGTTCGAGCCAAGGTTATGATGATTTAGCCTTTGCTCTCGATAAGCTCTTCGGTTTCCATGGCATTGGTTAGTAATTCTCCTTATATCATGTGAAAGAAACTAATCCGATTGTAAGAAAGATCAGTTTAAGAATAAACATAACTAATTGAAGAATTATAACTAGGTTAACTAATACTAATGTGTTAATTATTTATAGACTTATTTATCACGAGAATTTCGATTTAGATGATTTAGGTTTTAGTCCTATAAATCTCTGATGATGATGAGTTTCAGCTTTGATGGTCTGATTATGGTTTAACTCCTCAACTGTCTCATAATATCTGAAAATTTGTAGAAAAACTAGAGATTTACTATTCATTTACATTTCACGTTTTTGAAAAACAATTTAAATTAGCAAGTTTTTAATACCAGAAAATGGACTTTTCTACTTATAACAATACAAGCAACACCTAATTAATATTTACATATATATGTGCAGGAGTGGCCTTCAAAGATGGTGATAATTGCGAATACGTTACCATATACGAAGACAAAGATGGAGATTGGATGCTCGCGGGGGATGTACCTTGGGGGTATGTTCATATCTTTTGAATTAGATTAGATCTCATTACATACTTTTATATGTCACAGTTTAAATTTATATGGGTTTGGATATTTTGATTTTGCAGAATGTTCATAGAATCATGCAAGAGGTTGAGGATTATGAAAAGATCGGATGCTACAGGGTTTGGCCTGCAGCCTAGAGGAGTAGACGAGTGATACGGTGACTTGACCAAGAAGCAAGGCACTGGTTGAAGAATTTAACCTTTAAACTTGATCAGGATCCTTTAGAACATTTTTCTTATTTATGTTATATATAATATATGTTATAGTGTTATTCTATAAGACAAATTAAGTTATGGTTTGCATTATTATCTTCAGAAAGACACCTATATATATTTATTGAGTATTGAATTAAGACATTATTTTGTTTAAAATCCAATGTTATTCGGATCCATTTAAATACATGTAGGAAACCTTTGTAGCGTTTCCATGATTTCCTTCTTGTAATATTTGAATCATTTTTGTCTCCAAAAATTTGTTAATTTCATCATAATTCTATTCGTTTATTCGGATCCACACATTATTATTAAATGATGATTCCCTATGCTGCTTTTCAAATATTTATTTATATATCAATTATATCATATAAACCGACATGTTCGCTAAGTCGATCTTTTTTTTTTCTCTATATATTCTTTCTGAAGAACGTAACTACTAAGATTATGAAACGAACCCATATGACTTGTTACAACTATGACGTACCTGTGTTTTTGATTGGTAATGCCATGTGCATTGCAAACTAGAAACAGCAAAAATTCAGGCCATACCTCCCAGTTCTACTTTTTGTTTGGGCCCAAATTAATGTCCATGATTACATATACCCTAATACTTTTGGATTCGTTGTAATGCAAGGCTTTTAACATGCATGATCGATCATATGGTTGCAAAACCAAAGATCTTCCCAAGTCTCTTGTGGAAATAACGTAATCATCTAGAGTAAGGGCTTATTCCCTCATCACACAATGAAATTGTCACACTAGCTAGCACCAGGGTCGATTCTAAGTTTCTATTTGTTTGTGGCAGTGTTCATTACTTTCACACTGATTCAGCTTCCCCTCTTGCTTGGGGTTTTGATCATTGGTTATTCCCTTGCTCAAGTATACACATCCTAAAACTAGCTCCCTTTTGGATTAGATTTTAGTGTTTCTGTCTGTTGTTTGATTGATTTCGAATAGTTGTATGAGGAGAGGTTTAACAGTACCAAGTAACCTAAGGATAGTACAGTGGCAGGCACTCAAGATCAAGAAGGACAAAACTTGAGTTCCACGTACCATGGTGGGATCTTCAAGTTGGCATTTCGCTAAACCAGTTCCTGTCCACTTTCGCTGCTCCAAGTTCTGATTTCAGGTATACTTTACTAAGAGTCATTGTGTGTATATATGTGTCTTTCTCCTTTTATGAATCATTGTCAAAATGCAAGTTCCCATTTCAACAGAAGAGAGGCAGCAGAAGCTTCAGAGCATTTCCTCTTTTTAGGAAACCATAGAGTGAGGAAGATGAAAAAAGCAGGAGAGACCGTGGGAAAGGAAGTGTTGAGAAATAGCTCCACATTTTACTGGAAGACAACAACAAAAACAGTCCACAGGATCTTCAAGCCGAAATAAGATTGCTGAAATGATAGAGAAACTAGACCACAAGTTCTTGAAAAGGTTAAGATGTGGACTTGCAATTATAGGCTGATGAGACAAACAACAACACAAACAAGACAGATAGAAACAAGAACTGAAAGCTCCCGTCGAAGCAGAATGAGTTTTGATTTGAAAACACATCAGAGAAGAGTGGCAGAAGACAAAGTGGTGAAGAGATCAGAGAATGCTAAAGCTTTCAGAAGGTTTCAGATCACTATGATAGAACGGTTATC
The DNA window shown above is from Brassica oleracea var. oleracea cultivar TO1000 chromosome C3, BOL, whole genome shotgun sequence and carries:
- the LOC106329361 gene encoding auxin-responsive protein IAA19, giving the protein MEKDGLGLEITELRLGLPGTEKMMKKRGFTEMIMTSSGSNSDQCESGVVSSGGDVGKVSESPVAKSQVVGWPPVCSYRRKNSCKEVSTTKVGLGYVKVSMDGVPYLRKMDLGSSQGYDDLAFALDKLFGFHGIGVAFKDGDNCEYVTIYEDKDGDWMLAGDVPWGMFIESCKRLRIMKRSDATGFGLQPRGVDE